In Setaria viridis chromosome 5, Setaria_viridis_v4.0, whole genome shotgun sequence, the genomic stretch TGCCTCCAAAGTAAAAGATCATCAATCTTTCTGCATTCAGCGTATCAATATTCTCCACACACATTGAGATGAATTCACTTTATTtgattataattaaattatatctatgtaaaaaatattttttttatcaattcaTTAAGATGACAAAGATTTTAGAGAGTATATGGATCTAGGTGACATCCGAAGCCAAGTTTAGGGGGCTAGATCTGCATTTGGAGAGTATAAGGGGCTAGATCTGCATTTGGAGAGTATAAGACCTAAATAACACCCGAGCCCAAGTTTTAAAGAGATAGCCTTTTAGTCCATGGTttttttagtccatggactaaactttagtccctacccTATTTGGATCTATGAACTAAAGTCTATTAAAACAGATGAACAAAAATGATATtaccctcctccttcctcctagCCTCAACCTCCTCTGCCTTCCACTTCGCCTCTGCTTCCGCAGCCTTCTTCCGCGCCTCGGCGTCCACGAGCGCGCCGTTCCCGTACCAGCCAGCATTGGGCGCCGCATGATCCCTCTCGATACCGTCGTTCCTCCTCATCGCGTCCTcgcgcccaccaccaccaccaccacctcctcctcctcctctccttcccgcTTCCGGCTCTGCCTCCTCGCGGCCGAAGCTCGGCGGGATCTCGAGCTCGCCGCGGAGGTCGATGCGGCGGCACCACCGTGCAATGGAGCCTGTGGACCAACTCTTCCGCGGCGTCCGCGAGGGtgaggacgccggcgacgacccGAGCGCCTAGAGGCGGTAGCTGTTGGGCGGCGCATAGTCGAGCCCCGCTTCAGCGTCTACCCGCAAAGGGCTCATCCCACAATGagagggaggccggcggagggggcCAGGTGGGAGGgaggcaataaatgaggggcaggGGTGTCTCCCAGgccttttagtccactttagccCACCCCTCTTGGACTAGAGAACTAAACAATTTAGTCCACATTTTAGTCCACCTGTTTAGcattttagggactaaaaggggcCAAAATGGGTGGACTGATGGTCCATGTTAACCAAACAGGatttaaactttagtccctaccTCGTTTGGATCCAGGATTAAAGGCCATTAAACCAGATGAACAAAGATCAAAATACCACTAATCAATGCACAAAATTTGCAGGGAACGGGGCAATAATGAGGGGAGGGGGTGTCCTCGTGAACCTTTAGTCCCTTTACTCCTTTAGTCACCTCCCAAAGGACTAGAGGACTAATCCCTTTAGTCCTCCATTTAATCCCTCTGTCTAGAAGTTTAGGACTAAAAGAGATCAAACCAAACAGTTGGCTAAACTTTATAAAGGGCACTAAGCTCGATTATGGTATTAATTATCTTGAGATCCTGGAGTTTAACCTACTAAGAGTCCTTCTGGCATCCATCCAGATGTTCTTCTCTTGTTGCTTCTACTTTCCTTGCGTACTTGTATGCAAAACGTCTTTGTTTTCAACCTGGCGTACGAGCTCACCCTTGATCGAGATCCCGACCATCTAACTTCTGCAAAAGAAGGTTCCAGGTGTACTGCTGGTCATTACAATCGGACTATAGGATCATGTCAAAGAAAAATTGAATTTTGAATGACGTCAGATTATTCATTCGAAATTGAGCTTTCCTTTGATATATTCCTTATATATGGTGGTGTGGTTGTGATGACCAGTATCATCGATCTGGAATCTTCTTTTGCAGAAGTACATACCCGGTTTCTCGATCATCGTTGATCTCACACACCATGTCGAAACAAAGACGTTCTGCAAAGAAGTACGCAAAGAGAATTTCTAACAGTAGAAGAACATCTCTATCGATCCAGATGGAGTCTAAGAACTCGATCAGGACTTGAAGCAATACTGGACTCGATCTTGCAAGTCCATGAAACAATGCCCGTTACCAACTAGGGAGTATGCGTTTTATGAAGTTTTATTATCCATTTATTTTCTAAAGAAATTGCAAGAGTGAATTTACTGAGGCACTGACCATCGGTATATAAGGGGGAGCAGAGCATACATACTAATTTTAGTTCCTACTCCTAATAAACAAGAGATCATGCATGGGTAAATTTAGTTCCTACCAGATGACCAGAAgacaccatgcatgcatgcgtgtaggctggctggccgatcgaaacgcCATGCCTTGTCGTTTCTCTTGTTCATCTCCATCGATCGATCTTGCAGCGTGCCCTCCTGTTCTTGCATATGgattaattatttttgtcaCTGCTGCTGGTGGCTCTGCTTTGATTAAGGAGCGAGATAGATAGATCATGGTGGGCTGCTTTGCATGCTTCAAGCCAGCgggtgaggaggaggcgccattgccgtcggcggcgtcgaggaggcgCGGTCGTAGCCTGCGGTTGTCGTGCTCGTCCACGCGGAATCAGCAAGCCGGCGGCGGTAAGCAATTATatgtatacatatatgtatatatatctaATGCCATCGTCAACATATATGTTTTACCTGACTGAATGGATgatatatatatggccaatgcATGGCAGGCgacgcagcagcggcgccggcgagcggcaaTATCGCCGGGAGCAGCAGCCGGGCCCGCGCGTTCACGTACGGCGAgctcgcggcggcgacggacaACTTCCAGGCGGAGTGCCTGCTGGGGGAGGGCGGGTTCGGGCGCGTGTACCGTGGCCGGCTGGAGAGCgggcaggtggtggcggtgaagCAGCTGGACCGCGAGGGGGCGCAGGGCAACCGCGAGTTCGTGGTGGAGGTGATGATGCTGAGCCTGCTGCACCACCCCAACCTGGTGAACCTGGTGGGCTACTGCGCCGACGGCGAGCAGCGGCTGCTCGTGTACGAGTACATGGCGCTGGGGTCGCTGGCGGACCACCTGCTGCTCatgcccggcggcggcagccccggcggcgacgagcggcgcgcTCTGAGCTGGGAGACGCGCATGCGCGTGGCCCTGGGCGCCGCGCGTGGCCTCGAGTATCTGCACGAGACGGCCAACCCGCCCGTGATCTACCGCGACCTCAAGTCCTCCAACGTCCTCCTCGACGACGCCCTCTGCCCCAAGCTCTCCGACTTCGGGCTCGCCAAGCTCGGCCCCGTCGGCGACCGCTCCCCGCGCGTCATGGGCACCTACGGCTACTGCGCCCCCGAGTACGTGCGCGCCGGCGACCTCACCGTCAAGACCGACgtctacagcttcggcgtgctgctgctcgagctcgtcaccggccgccgcgccatcGACTCCTCCAGGCCCCCCGCCGAGCAGCTGCTCGTCGCCTGGGCCCGCCCCATGCTCCGCGACGGCAAGAGGTACCGCGAGCTCGCCGACCCGCTCCTCCGGGGGGCCTTCCCGGAGAGGGACCTCAAGcaggccgtggccgtggccgccaTGTGCCTGCAGGACGAGGCGTCCGCACGCCCGCTCATGAGCGACGCCGCCGTCACGCTGGAATAcctcgccgaggcggcggcggcggccgatgcGGCACCACCGAGCACCAGCTAGCTCTAGCCGGCCGCAGGCCAGGATATACGTACATACTgccatgtatatatatactgtACGTATTATATTGTTGGGTATGAGCAATGTTCGCCTACACGGCCGTGTAGGCTGTTTACACGCCGTGTAAACATTACTCAATGGCTTAGGGTCTAAACGGTAATTACACGGTTCAACTGTTTACACAGTAAAAAAACAGTTTTACACGGCTTAAACAGTGTGCACGCTACACGGCCTAAACGGTGTACACGAAATGGTGATTACACGGTTTTACATGACGAGTAGACATTTTAAACGATGTTCAGGCGATAGGAAAGTATAAACTACAACTAATTGTAATCAATATGGCATTTGTTATTTGAGAACCGTAAACTAGGAATATCCAACCTATGATTAGATCTTTAGTCAGTTTGACTTTTAAGCTTTATAACTTTTTATATTTGGATGATGAAATATCaaaatttctaatttttatTTGTATAAGTATAAAATTTATTGTAATCTTACAAAACGTGTAGCCCGTGTACACGCTCTACTTGCTACTCGAGGGGTGGCCGAACAACTACCGTTTAGCGTTTAGGTAAATATTGGGTATGAGAGGAGAAAAGGATATCTGTAGGTATGCTACATATGTATGACTTCTCTACATTATATTTTAGGTGCTTGAAATTTGTCAACTGACCACCGTGTGGATGCCATTGGTTGAGTTTAGGCACCAGATTAAGTACTATGAAAGGAAAGTCACGGCGATATGCTACCAGCCGGGCTCTGAACACGGTCGAATTATATTAGGCCACACTGGTCTGCAAGGCCACACTGATGTTAGGCCACACGGCCTCCAGCGTCACGGTAGGGCACATTCTTATTTCCCGCCAAATTCCTCCTTAGAAATCGTTCCCTATGAAATGTTTGCAGGGAACATCTTTGTCTACTGTTTTATGATCGATCTTTTCCTAGGATTTCAAACTGTAGGGAATCTGAGGAGTTCTATTATCAGTGGCAATTTTAATTTGTTACTAATAATGATTACATACGATACATAATGTATGTATATAGTAGTACTTATTAGGAGTGCAATACAGTGAAGGCACACCGTACCTTTAGCTTTGAAAAAGCTTGTccatttgaaaagaaaaattacaTTGGACTGGACCAATAATCTACTTTACTTACCAAGGCATGCACACGCCCATCAAGCAATCAAAAAGAAGCCTGCCGGGGGTCCCCCGCGTTTGCCCTCTTTCTTAATAATCCAGATCCTGCAGATCCCAGCTGCATTCTATTCCTTAATGATTAAGAATCAATTAATCCCGTGACTGCAGGTAGGAATAATCAAAGGATATTTCATATATTTTCAGAACTCATCATGCATGtcctattatatatatagatgtCTCTCGAAGAAGGACAGTGTAACTATATCAATTCTAGTAAGT encodes the following:
- the LOC117856611 gene encoding serine/threonine-protein kinase PBL27, producing the protein MAGDAAAAPASGNIAGSSSRARAFTYGELAAATDNFQAECLLGEGGFGRVYRGRLESGQVVAVKQLDREGAQGNREFVVEVMMLSLLHHPNLVNLVGYCADGEQRLLVYEYMALGSLADHLLLMPGGGSPGGDERRALSWETRMRVALGAARGLEYLHETANPPVIYRDLKSSNVLLDDALCPKLSDFGLAKLGPVGDRSPRVMGTYGYCAPEYVRAGDLTVKTDVYSFGVLLLELVTGRRAIDSSRPPAEQLLVAWARPMLRDGKRYRELADPLLRGAFPERDLKQAVAVAAMCLQDEASARPLMSDAAVTLEYLAEAAAAADAAPPSTS